The Phormidium sp. PBR-2020 DNA segment AGGTGGTGTTACGGGAGTTATTTGAGCGGTATGGCTATTTGAGTGAGTTGGAGGAGCGCAAAACTGCGATTTTAGAGGCGATTTCGGCTCAGGGGAAACTGACGGAGGCCCTAGAGAGGAAGATTTTGGCCTGTCAGCAAAAAACCGATTTGGAGGATCTCTATCTTCCCTATCGCCCCAAACGCCGCACTCGGGCTACCATCGCCCGAGAACGAGGGTTAGAACCGTTGGCAGAGGCGATCGCCGCTCATAATCGTCCCCAAGCTCCCCGCTTTGATTTGGAGGGGGAAGCGGCGAAGTTTGTCAACCCAGAGGGAGAGGTGGAGACGACTGAGGTAGCCCTTCAGGGAGCGGCGGATATTTTGGCCGAGACGATCGCTGAAGATGCGGAGATTCGCGCTGGGTTACGTCAGACGCTCTTGGAACAGGGGAGTTTTGAGTCGCGGATTAAGAAAGACTACCCGGAAGGAAGCACGAAGTACGAAACCTATCGCAATTATCAGATTTCGAGTCGTAAGATTGCCCCTCATAATCTCTTGGCTCTGTTGCGTGGGGAACGGGAGGGGATTTTGGATCTCAAGCTGACTCATGATGATGAGCGGTTTTTGCAGCAGTTGTCGAACCGCCTCATTCGCACGGGCGATCGCCGTTTACGTCAGTTCTATCAGGATTTGATTCAAGATGCCTATAAACGTCTGTTGCAGCCCTCCATTACCAATCGGGTAATTGGGGAAAAACGAGATTGGGCCGATGAGGCCTCGATTGAGACGTTTGAGGCCAATTTACGGGCCTTGCTGTTGGCGGCTCCGGCGGGCCGCAAGGCAACTCTGGGCATTGATCCAGGATTCCGCACGGGCTGCAAGGTGGCGGTTATTAGCGAGTTGGGTAAGTTTTTGACTTATGAAACCATTTTCCCCCATCAGTCGGGTAAACGCCGCCAGGAGGCAGCGCAAACGCTACGAAAATTGGTGAATACCTATGGTATTGAGTTGATTGCCATAGGCAATGGAACCGCCAGTCGGGAGACGGAACGGTTTGTTAAGGAGGGGTTGCAGGGGGTGGAGAATCCGCCGATCGCCCTGTTGGTGAATGAAGCGGGTGCGTCGGTGTATTCGGCCAGTGAGGTGGCGATCGCCGAGTTCCCGGAACTGGATGTGACGATTCGTGGGGCCATTAGTATTGCGCGGCGGTTACAGGACCCTCTGGCGGAGTTGGTGAAAATTGACCCTAAATCCATTGGGGTGGGGCAATATCAGC contains these protein-coding regions:
- a CDS encoding RNA-binding transcriptional accessory protein; this translates as MATLNRQLAQLLSREFSLTPHHVSNALELWLDGATIPFIARYRKERTGEMTEVVLRELFERYGYLSELEERKTAILEAISAQGKLTEALERKILACQQKTDLEDLYLPYRPKRRTRATIARERGLEPLAEAIAAHNRPQAPRFDLEGEAAKFVNPEGEVETTEVALQGAADILAETIAEDAEIRAGLRQTLLEQGSFESRIKKDYPEGSTKYETYRNYQISSRKIAPHNLLALLRGEREGILDLKLTHDDERFLQQLSNRLIRTGDRRLRQFYQDLIQDAYKRLLQPSITNRVIGEKRDWADEASIETFEANLRALLLAAPAGRKATLGIDPGFRTGCKVAVISELGKFLTYETIFPHQSGKRRQEAAQTLRKLVNTYGIELIAIGNGTASRETERFVKEGLQGVENPPIALLVNEAGASVYSASEVAIAEFPELDVTIRGAISIARRLQDPLAELVKIDPKSIGVGQYQHDVNQTLLKRKLAETVESCVNYVGVDLNTASAALLTSVSGLSKTVANNIVAYRDEQGAFRNRRQLLKVPKLGPKAFELSAGFLRVRDGENPLDNTAVHPERYGVVGAIAKDLGLSLAQPEGIAQGMRSRDLRSYVTEEVGEPTLRDILEELEKPGRDPRDEFTYASFKEGVETLADLEEGMLLEGVVTNVANFGAFVDVGVHQDGLVHISQLANRFVRDPNEIVKVGDVVKVKVLSVDERLKRIGLSMKEV